The proteins below are encoded in one region of Scleropages formosus chromosome 19, fSclFor1.1, whole genome shotgun sequence:
- the olfm3a gene encoding noelin-3a, with product MRALSGVLNPALVLAVFGLYPCATVAPKEGWQVYSSAQDADGRCICTVVAPEQNLCSRDAKSRQLRQLLEKVQNMSQSIEVLNLRTQRDFQYVMKMENQMKGLRTKFRQIEEDRKSLMTRHFQELREKMDDLKPLIPVLEQYKMDARLISQFKEEIRNLSAVLTAIQEEIGAYDYEELHRRVVGLEGRLRSCMSKLTCGKLMKITGPITIKTSGTRFGAWMTDPQASQRNNRVWYMDSYTNNKIVREYKSMADFVSGVESRTYSLPFKWAGTNHLVYNGSLYYNKYQSNIVVKYSFETGRVLAQRALEYAGFHNVYPYTWGGFSDIDLMADELGLWAVYATNQNAGNIVIGRLDPDTLEVLKTWNTEYSKRNAGESFMICGTLYITNSHLTGAKVYYSYSTQTSAYEYTDIPFHNQYFHISMLDYNARERVLYAWNNGHQVLFNVTLYHIIKTDDSS from the exons ACGGTCGCGCCGAAGGAAGGCTGGCAGGTGTACAGCTCAGCGCAGGACGCGGACGGCCGCTGCATCTGCACAGTAGTGGCGCCCGAACAGAACCTCTGCTCCAGGGACGCAAAGAGCCGCCAGCTGCGGCAGCTACTGGAGAAG GTACAGAATATGTCCCAGTCAATTGAAGTTTTAAACCTGAGAACCCAAAGAGATTTTCAGTACgtcatgaaaatggaaaatcaaATGAAAGGACTGAGGACCAAATTCCGCCAAATCGAGGAAGACAGGAAGTCTTTAATGACCAGACATTTTCAG GAGCTCAGAGAAAAGATGGACGATCTGAAGCCGCTGATCCCGGTTTTGGAGCAGTACAAGATGGACGCAAGGCTCATCTCGCAGTTCAAGGAGGAGATCCGGAACCTGTCGGCGGTGCTCACGGCCATACAGGAGGAGATCGGCGCCTACGACTACGAGGAGCTGCACCGCCGGGTCGTCGGTCTCGAGGGAAGACTGAGGAGCTGCATGAGTAAACTGA CGTgtggaaaattaatgaaaatcacTGGACCGATCACAATAAAGACATCTGGAACCAGATTTGGCgcatggatgactgacccacaGGCTTCTCAAAGAAACAACAGG GTCTGGTACATGGACAGTTACACCAACAACAAGATCGTCCGCGAGTACAAGTCTATGGCAGACTTTGTGTCGGGGGTGGAGTCTCGTACCTACAGCCTGCCCTTCAAATGGGCCGGGACCAATCACCTGGTCTACAACGGCTCCCTGTACTACAACAAGTACCAGAGCAACATCGTAGTCAAGTACAGCTTTGAGACGGGCCGCGTCCTGGCGCAGCGGGCGCTCGAGTACGCCGGCTTCCACAACGTCTACCCGTACACCTGGGGGGGCTTCTCGGACATCGACCTCATGGCCGACGAGCTGGGCCTGTGGGCCGTGTACGCCACGAACCAGAACGCGGGCAACATCGTCATCGGTCGGCTCGACCCGGACACCCTGGAGGTCCTGAAGACGTGGAACACGGAGTACTCCAAGAGGAACGCGGGCGAGTCCTTCATGATCTGCGGAACGTTGTACATCACCAACTCGCACCTGACCGGAGCCAAAGTGTACTACTCGTACTCCACCCAGACGTCCGCCTACGAGTACACGGACATCCCGTTCCACAACCAGTACTTCCACATCTCCATGCTCGACTACAACGCCAGGGAGAGGGTCCTCTACGCCTGGAACAACGGCCACCAGGTCCTGTTCAACGTCACGCTCTACC